A part of Paenibacillus sp. IHBB 10380 genomic DNA contains:
- the corA gene encoding magnesium/cobalt transporter CorA, with translation MKIRLVNEGVFTPIDNIELTLTPPTEGFYWIDADAQDLIELQPLFSLHDLAVEDCLHEDEQRPKIEIYESHYFIVINSIRFDDEEIFLRALSVFLGRHYIITITNQKINELRTLKPILWEQEVSEPDRFLYLLIDLVVDNYFSVGDRIEAKIEKLEEDILMRTKKTHLIEIIGLRSEILWLKKSLVPQKEVINILNKKDLRLIDDQLQKYFSDIYENTVKISETFETYRDLMGNLREAYQSSIDNRANEIMRVLTAITIIFMPLTLITGIFGMNFVHMPELEWKYGYYVVLGFMVALGFGMFYMFRKKDWI, from the coding sequence ATGAAGATACGTTTGGTAAATGAGGGTGTGTTCACCCCAATTGACAACATTGAACTTACATTAACCCCACCTACAGAAGGATTCTACTGGATTGATGCTGACGCACAAGACCTCATAGAGCTACAACCCTTATTCTCACTACATGACTTAGCAGTAGAAGATTGCCTACATGAAGATGAACAACGTCCTAAAATTGAAATATATGAGAGCCATTACTTCATAGTCATCAATAGCATTCGATTCGATGATGAGGAAATATTCTTACGCGCACTTAGCGTATTCTTGGGTAGACATTATATTATTACGATCACGAATCAGAAAATTAATGAACTTCGCACATTAAAACCCATACTTTGGGAACAAGAAGTTAGCGAACCCGATCGATTCCTATATCTACTCATCGACTTAGTTGTAGACAACTATTTCTCCGTTGGTGACCGAATTGAAGCCAAGATTGAGAAATTAGAAGAAGATATCCTGATGCGCACCAAGAAAACTCATCTGATTGAAATTATTGGGCTCCGAAGTGAAATATTATGGCTGAAGAAATCACTCGTGCCACAAAAAGAAGTAATTAATATCCTTAACAAGAAAGATCTCCGACTAATCGACGATCAGTTGCAAAAATATTTTAGTGACATTTATGAAAACACAGTAAAAATATCCGAAACTTTTGAAACGTATCGCGATCTCATGGGTAACTTACGTGAAGCATATCAGTCCAGTATTGACAATCGTGCCAACGAAATCATGAGAGTTCTAACAGCAATTACCATCATATTCATGCCCCTAACACTTATCACTGGTATCTTTGGTATGAACTTCGTCCATATGCCTGAGCTAGAATGGAAATACGGTTATTATGTGGTCCTTGGCTTTATGGTGGCTTTAGGTTTCGGGATGTTCTATATGTTCCGCAAAAAAGATTGGATCTAA
- a CDS encoding HRDC domain-containing protein — MQIVFMNRLVKELGSDEVLAAQVWIGEEEGIWHLGWRDLLIGDETNDSIWYEGISWNEMLCIYRHGLAMKLVEGYRPLIEGVFHEDEELRGKGSTVQKLYCYSELHLREELYVQLSSWRRKRAGTEHKAPYFIASNKVLRLISTFIPHNVEELLQLPGVGVNKVEEYGTDILEITSLVERRHRFPLDWVYTSLSEEVYTAWVFKQKEQKYKDELDKYRMHHKLLQGISEKKNLDQLRQECNVKRKELIEALEELEKAGYSTETLIEIELQGMNHEEQVAVWSAFEELGDTFLKPVLQRVYGTDKESVKIGSTELLYERIRMIRIRFRRMLDSRRNVS; from the coding sequence ATGCAAATCGTATTTATGAATCGTCTGGTGAAGGAATTGGGAAGCGATGAAGTATTAGCAGCACAGGTATGGATTGGAGAAGAGGAAGGAATATGGCATCTAGGTTGGAGAGATTTACTTATAGGTGATGAAACAAATGATAGCATATGGTATGAAGGGATATCGTGGAATGAAATGTTGTGCATTTATCGACATGGTCTGGCAATGAAGTTAGTGGAGGGGTATAGGCCCTTAATTGAAGGTGTATTCCATGAAGATGAGGAACTACGAGGCAAAGGGAGTACAGTGCAGAAGTTATATTGTTACAGTGAGCTCCATTTACGTGAGGAACTATATGTACAATTAAGTTCATGGAGACGCAAGAGGGCAGGAACTGAACATAAAGCACCCTATTTCATTGCAAGCAACAAAGTCCTTCGACTTATTAGTACTTTCATACCACATAACGTGGAGGAGTTGTTACAACTACCTGGAGTTGGAGTGAATAAAGTAGAAGAGTACGGAACAGATATATTGGAGATTACTTCTCTCGTTGAACGGCGTCATCGGTTTCCGTTGGATTGGGTATACACCTCATTAAGTGAAGAAGTGTATACAGCATGGGTATTTAAGCAGAAGGAGCAGAAGTATAAAGATGAGCTTGATAAATATAGAATGCATCATAAACTACTACAAGGTATTTCAGAGAAGAAGAATTTGGATCAATTAAGACAAGAATGCAATGTGAAACGTAAAGAGTTAATTGAAGCTTTGGAGGAGCTAGAGAAGGCGGGGTATAGTACAGAGACCTTGATAGAGATTGAGTTACAGGGTATGAATCATGAGGAACAAGTGGCTGTATGGTCAGCTTTTGAGGAGTTAGGGGATACATTCTTGAAGCCTGTACTGCAACGTGTTTATGGGACGGATAAGGAATCTGTAAAGATTGGAAGTACTGAACTGCTATATGAACGTATACGGATGATCCGCATCCGCTTTCGTAGAATGTTGGACTCTAGGAGAAACGTAAGCTAG
- a CDS encoding ROK family protein has protein sequence MNLLGAIEAGGTKFVCGIGTEDGKVEERVSFPTTTPAETMAKVDSFFEGKGVQAIGVGSFGPIDPVKGSATYGYITTTPKPHWSQYDIVGHLSSQFNVPIGFDTDVNGAALGEHLWGAGQGKDSCLYITVGTGIGAGIVVNGELIHGLSHPEMGHILVRRHPEDSYEGFCPYHGDCLEGLAAGPAISKRWGVPAVELSADHPAWQMEAYYLAQAIMNYILIVSPEKIIMGGGVMKQPQLFPLIHKELKNLLNGYVQHSALNDDIEQYIVSPQLGDNAGLCGALALAKMALS, from the coding sequence ATGAATTTACTGGGAGCTATTGAAGCTGGAGGCACTAAATTTGTATGTGGAATAGGAACGGAAGATGGAAAGGTTGAGGAACGGGTAAGTTTCCCGACAACAACACCCGCTGAGACGATGGCAAAGGTGGACTCTTTTTTTGAAGGTAAAGGAGTACAAGCTATCGGAGTGGGATCATTCGGTCCGATCGACCCTGTGAAGGGAAGTGCTACTTACGGTTATATAACTACAACACCTAAGCCGCATTGGAGTCAGTACGATATTGTAGGACATCTGAGTTCACAATTTAACGTTCCTATTGGCTTTGATACGGATGTGAATGGAGCTGCTCTGGGTGAACATCTATGGGGTGCTGGACAGGGAAAAGACAGTTGTCTTTATATTACTGTAGGTACTGGCATTGGAGCGGGTATAGTTGTTAATGGAGAGCTAATACACGGTTTATCTCATCCTGAGATGGGTCATATATTAGTACGTCGTCATCCAGAAGATTCCTACGAGGGATTCTGTCCTTATCATGGAGATTGTTTGGAAGGGCTTGCAGCAGGTCCGGCCATTAGTAAGCGTTGGGGTGTCCCAGCCGTTGAACTAAGTGCTGATCATCCTGCATGGCAAATGGAGGCTTATTACTTAGCCCAAGCCATAATGAATTACATATTGATTGTATCACCTGAGAAGATTATAATGGGTGGTGGCGTTATGAAGCAGCCACAGTTGTTCCCACTTATTCATAAGGAACTTAAAAATCTGTTGAATGGTTATGTTCAACATTCAGCTCTAAATGACGATATTGAACAGTATATTGTCTCGCCACAACTGGGTGATAATGCAGGTCTTTGTGGTGCATTGGCATTAGCCAAGATGGCGTTGTCATAA
- a CDS encoding phosphodiester glycosidase family protein, whose product MSWGKLNRKNISIGMLAMLFIGSWLLSGSVDTSYAASKATVKSETKKVTVSGRTFTVQTVTIPKGTPVTLGLAKGQVGATQNFNAIVKAYGAQAAINGAFFEAYGGPTDSYGNLIVDGRVAHIGRYGTTIGFKTDGSVLMDNLYISITGKVTGTKGRSQSWYATFVNRTPAVNASNSILFTQDRGARVGFKGGIAVVIVDGKVKDIMSNNNVAIPPKGYVIVYSGTQKSMADRFEIGATVEMNVAYKDPNGKSIPWEDVVTAVGAGPRLVKDGKVSLSPAGEGFQDQKILSSSAARSGIAVKADGSVMIATVSGATMKQWAEIMSKMGVKQAMNLDGGASSAMYGNGRTITKAGRLLSNTLVFGNSLNK is encoded by the coding sequence ATGTCTTGGGGGAAACTCAACAGAAAGAATATAAGCATAGGTATGTTAGCCATGCTATTTATAGGATCTTGGTTACTGTCTGGTAGTGTGGATACTTCTTATGCCGCTTCTAAAGCCACAGTTAAAAGTGAAACAAAGAAGGTAACCGTTAGCGGTCGAACCTTCACAGTTCAGACAGTGACGATTCCTAAAGGTACGCCTGTTACCTTAGGGCTTGCCAAAGGCCAAGTCGGAGCAACACAGAATTTCAACGCTATTGTAAAAGCATATGGAGCTCAGGCTGCTATTAATGGGGCTTTCTTCGAAGCTTATGGTGGCCCAACAGATTCTTATGGTAATTTGATCGTGGATGGTAGGGTCGCACATATTGGACGTTACGGCACGACCATCGGCTTCAAAACCGATGGTTCAGTGCTAATGGATAACTTGTATATCAGTATTACAGGGAAGGTTACAGGAACAAAAGGGCGTTCTCAGAGCTGGTATGCAACCTTTGTCAATCGTACCCCTGCGGTCAACGCAAGTAACAGTATATTATTTACCCAAGATCGTGGAGCACGTGTAGGCTTTAAGGGTGGGATTGCTGTTGTGATTGTGGATGGTAAGGTGAAAGATATAATGTCTAATAATAATGTGGCTATTCCTCCAAAAGGTTATGTTATTGTGTATAGTGGCACACAAAAGTCAATGGCAGATCGTTTCGAGATTGGAGCAACGGTAGAGATGAATGTTGCTTATAAAGATCCTAATGGAAAGTCTATCCCATGGGAAGATGTTGTTACCGCTGTTGGAGCGGGACCACGCCTCGTGAAGGATGGTAAGGTTTCTTTATCGCCTGCTGGAGAAGGATTTCAGGATCAGAAAATTTTGAGTAGTTCTGCTGCGCGTAGCGGTATTGCCGTTAAAGCAGATGGCTCAGTCATGATTGCAACTGTATCTGGAGCCACTATGAAACAATGGGCTGAAATTATGAGTAAGATGGGTGTCAAACAGGCTATGAATCTGGACGGTGGGGCTTCCTCTGCAATGTATGGTAATGGAAGAACTATAACCAAAGCGGGTAGATTGCTAAGTAATACGTTAGTTTTCGGAAATAGCCTGAATAAATAG
- a CDS encoding 5'-3' exonuclease — protein MTRNNQQSIMLVDGMAILFRAYFATATSGYIRRTKAGIPTNAVYGFVRYFWDAVQTFNPSHVVCCWDLGGGTFRAEEFAAYKGNRSEAPDDLVPQFALIREVVDSFGIPNISYQGFEADDCIGTLASHYSEDMNVTILTGDHDLLQLVSPQTSVIIMKKGHGNYKVYTPESLYEEKQLLPRQIIDVKALMGDASDNYPGVRGIGEKTAMKLIQEYGSVESVLENLNQLSASVRTKIENDLEMLHLSRRLAEIHCNVPIECQLDGCMLELDQFLITSKFEELEMSSLCGLIGVEVV, from the coding sequence GTGACACGCAATAATCAACAATCTATTATGCTGGTCGATGGAATGGCCATATTATTTCGAGCTTATTTTGCAACAGCTACTAGCGGTTATATCCGCCGGACTAAGGCTGGAATTCCTACGAATGCCGTCTATGGCTTCGTTCGTTATTTTTGGGATGCTGTACAGACTTTTAATCCGAGTCATGTCGTTTGCTGCTGGGATCTTGGTGGTGGGACTTTCCGTGCCGAGGAATTTGCAGCTTATAAAGGGAATCGATCGGAAGCGCCTGATGATCTTGTGCCTCAGTTCGCCTTGATTCGTGAAGTGGTGGATAGTTTCGGTATTCCAAATATTAGTTACCAAGGTTTTGAAGCAGATGATTGTATAGGTACATTAGCATCACATTATAGCGAAGATATGAACGTGACAATCTTAACGGGGGATCATGATTTATTGCAGCTTGTGAGCCCGCAAACGAGTGTGATTATTATGAAAAAAGGGCATGGAAATTACAAAGTATATACACCCGAATCTTTGTACGAAGAGAAGCAATTACTTCCTCGTCAAATTATTGATGTTAAGGCATTGATGGGTGATGCTAGTGACAATTACCCAGGCGTACGTGGGATAGGTGAGAAGACGGCGATGAAGCTAATTCAAGAGTATGGGTCCGTAGAGAGCGTTCTAGAGAATCTTAATCAGTTATCAGCTAGTGTGCGAACTAAGATTGAGAATGATCTGGAAATGTTACATTTGTCGCGTAGACTTGCCGAGATTCATTGTAACGTTCCTATCGAATGCCAACTGGATGGTTGTATGCTAGAACTTGATCAATTTCTCATAACATCTAAATTTGAAGAGCTTGAAATGAGTAGTCTATGTGGACTGATAGGAGTGGAAGTCGTTTAG
- a CDS encoding arsenate reductase family protein: MAKLTVYQYPKCSTCRNAVKWLQAHAHELELRHIVEEPPTVSELKQLIPNSGLELKKFFNVSGEVYKQMGLKDKLAELSTDEQIELLSSNGMLIKRPIVTDGSQVTVGFKEDQYDNLWGDV; this comes from the coding sequence ATGGCGAAATTAACAGTGTATCAATATCCTAAATGCAGCACATGTCGAAATGCTGTGAAATGGTTACAAGCTCATGCACATGAACTTGAACTACGACATATCGTCGAGGAACCACCTACGGTGTCAGAGCTGAAGCAACTTATCCCCAATAGTGGTTTAGAACTCAAAAAATTTTTCAATGTAAGTGGAGAGGTCTATAAACAAATGGGTCTAAAAGATAAACTTGCAGAACTTAGTACGGATGAACAGATCGAACTCCTTTCTTCGAATGGCATGCTTATTAAGCGCCCGATCGTGACAGATGGGAGTCAGGTTACAGTTGGATTTAAAGAAGATCAATATGACAATTTGTGGGGTGATGTTTAA
- a CDS encoding RluA family pseudouridine synthase, giving the protein MTQSQYYNPITYVIPTEEEGWKLKDILQRRLGVSRKLLSRLKQSEEGIHLNGERVYISVSVRSGDVVEIRMEQESSDDILPQPIPFDILFEDEHLLVVNKEAGVIVHPTKGHYTNTLANGVVHYWLEQGQRFRFRPVHRLDQDTSGVIVIAKNPYVHQHISEQMADNKVDKNYIALVHGTPHPSEGIIDGPIDRDPEDPHRRIVTETGYASLTRYRLLEKYKNASMVTLKLESGRTHQIRVHMTSIGCPLIGDTFYQHPYYSEKKDQEEKTETQTETEVRELDQYMGRQALHANELSFFHPILHQFMTFKAPLPLDMQQLLHKLLGSV; this is encoded by the coding sequence ATGACACAATCACAATACTATAATCCAATAACATATGTGATTCCCACAGAAGAAGAGGGATGGAAGCTCAAGGATATATTGCAGCGAAGGTTAGGTGTATCTCGTAAATTGCTATCTCGTTTGAAACAGAGCGAAGAAGGTATTCACTTGAATGGTGAAAGAGTCTATATTAGTGTTTCAGTTAGGAGTGGAGATGTGGTGGAGATCCGAATGGAGCAGGAATCCTCGGATGATATTTTACCACAGCCCATTCCTTTTGATATATTGTTTGAGGATGAGCATTTGCTAGTAGTGAACAAGGAAGCAGGAGTGATCGTTCATCCTACAAAGGGTCACTATACAAATACGCTTGCTAATGGTGTGGTCCATTATTGGCTTGAACAAGGACAACGGTTTCGGTTTCGACCCGTACATAGGCTGGATCAGGACACTTCTGGCGTTATCGTCATTGCTAAGAATCCATATGTACACCAACATATTTCTGAGCAAATGGCAGATAATAAAGTAGACAAAAACTATATTGCGCTAGTTCATGGTACGCCTCATCCTTCGGAGGGGATCATTGACGGTCCGATTGATAGAGATCCTGAAGATCCTCATCGTAGAATCGTGACGGAAACGGGGTATGCTTCTTTGACGCGTTATAGACTTCTTGAAAAATATAAGAATGCGTCCATGGTAACATTGAAACTAGAAAGTGGTCGGACGCATCAGATTCGTGTTCATATGACATCTATAGGTTGTCCGCTTATCGGAGATACATTCTATCAACACCCTTATTATAGTGAAAAGAAAGATCAGGAAGAGAAGACAGAGACCCAGACCGAGACCGAGGTAAGGGAGCTTGATCAATATATGGGGCGTCAAGCCTTACATGCAAATGAATTATCATTTTTTCATCCTATATTGCATCAATTTATGACCTTTAAGGCTCCTCTACCGCTAGATATGCAGCAACTTCTTCATAAATTGCTTGGTTCGGTGTGA
- a CDS encoding cob(I)yrinic acid a,c-diamide adenosyltransferase, translating to MKVYTRSGDEGETSVIGARVTKDDNQVEAYGTIDELNSFVGQAISLMVDDEQFTDLKEQLLEIQQELFDCGSDLAFVNLSESKYKVSESMSERLELWLDTCEQENPQLERFILPGGTLLASTLHVCRTVCRRAERRTVTLGKGKEINPAVRKYLNRLSDYFFVIARTVNVRSGVADIEYVRSKKVFRSGK from the coding sequence ATGAAAGTTTACACACGATCGGGTGATGAAGGAGAAACATCAGTAATCGGGGCTAGGGTGACCAAAGACGATAATCAGGTAGAGGCTTATGGAACAATCGATGAATTAAATAGTTTTGTTGGACAAGCGATTAGTTTAATGGTTGACGATGAGCAATTTACTGATCTGAAGGAGCAACTGCTAGAGATTCAACAGGAGCTATTCGATTGCGGTTCAGACTTGGCCTTTGTGAATCTCAGCGAGAGTAAGTACAAAGTATCTGAATCGATGTCTGAGCGGCTTGAGCTTTGGCTCGACACTTGTGAACAAGAGAATCCACAACTGGAACGTTTCATTCTACCCGGAGGAACTTTGCTCGCGTCTACACTTCACGTATGTCGGACGGTGTGTCGCCGCGCAGAACGCAGGACCGTTACATTAGGAAAGGGTAAGGAAATCAATCCTGCAGTACGTAAATATCTGAATCGTCTATCTGACTACTTCTTCGTCATAGCTAGAACGGTGAATGTGCGTAGTGGGGTGGCTGATATTGAGTATGTACGTAGTAAAAAGGTATTTCGATCAGGCAAATGA
- a CDS encoding aspartyl-phosphate phosphatase Spo0E family protein, which produces MLCTDYDLPTYLGSYAAEGNRNKWSTHATDSSLRDNVLEDEIQVLRSKMEQTFTQEKSFTSDIVIEISIMLDQKINEYMRICGAKK; this is translated from the coding sequence ATGTTGTGTACTGATTATGATCTACCCACATATCTCGGAAGTTATGCTGCCGAAGGAAATCGTAATAAATGGTCAACGCATGCAACTGATTCTTCTCTAAGGGACAATGTGCTGGAAGATGAGATCCAAGTTCTTCGTAGTAAAATGGAACAAACATTTACTCAGGAGAAGTCATTTACTTCCGATATTGTTATTGAAATCAGTATAATGCTAGACCAAAAAATTAATGAATATATGAGAATATGTGGCGCCAAAAAATAG
- a CDS encoding aminotransferase class I/II-fold pyridoxal phosphate-dependent enzyme yields the protein MILNEDLAKENNKSMESYLAPLVRDIAPSGIRKFFDLVSASKDIITLGVGEPDFITPWHVREACVYSLERGYTRYTSNAGMPELREAIGKYLYDSFRVSYEPQQQILVTVGGSEAIDLALRALIVPGDEILIPEPCYVSYSPITSIGGGVPVGIETNAENGFKLTAEALEARITSKSKVLILSYPSNPTGAIMTYEDWLPIAKVVEKHDLIVISDEIYAELTYNEKHVSFASIPGMIDRTILVSGFSKAFAMTGWRMGYACGHKDIIAAMLKIHQYTVMCAPVMGQVAALEALTNGLEEKDRMVDSYNQRRRLIVQGFRDIGLDCHEPQGAFYAFPSIESTGLSSDDFAQRLLVEAKVAAVPGNVFGLGGDGFLRCSYATSVTQLNEALDRIGRFVDQLKKE from the coding sequence ATGATCTTAAATGAAGATCTTGCAAAAGAAAATAACAAATCCATGGAATCATATTTAGCGCCGCTCGTTAGGGATATTGCTCCTTCGGGTATTCGTAAATTTTTTGATCTTGTATCTGCTAGCAAAGACATTATTACGCTAGGAGTAGGAGAGCCAGACTTTATTACTCCATGGCATGTTCGTGAGGCTTGTGTTTACTCATTAGAACGTGGATATACAAGATATACTTCTAATGCAGGTATGCCAGAGTTACGTGAAGCTATTGGGAAATATCTGTATGACAGTTTTCGTGTATCTTACGAACCGCAGCAGCAAATTTTAGTGACAGTTGGGGGCAGTGAAGCGATAGATCTAGCCCTTCGAGCACTCATTGTTCCTGGCGATGAAATTCTCATACCGGAACCTTGCTATGTATCGTATTCTCCAATTACTTCAATTGGAGGAGGCGTTCCGGTAGGAATTGAGACGAATGCTGAGAATGGCTTTAAGCTGACTGCTGAAGCGCTGGAGGCGAGGATTACATCTAAGTCTAAGGTACTGATTCTAAGCTATCCAAGTAATCCTACGGGTGCCATTATGACATATGAGGATTGGCTTCCAATAGCTAAAGTGGTAGAGAAGCATGACTTGATCGTCATTTCAGATGAAATCTATGCAGAACTTACGTATAACGAAAAGCATGTTAGTTTTGCATCTATTCCAGGAATGATCGACAGAACGATCTTAGTAAGTGGTTTCTCGAAGGCATTTGCCATGACAGGTTGGAGAATGGGCTATGCTTGTGGTCATAAGGATATTATTGCAGCGATGCTCAAAATTCACCAATATACTGTAATGTGCGCTCCAGTGATGGGTCAAGTAGCTGCTTTGGAGGCGTTAACTAATGGTCTTGAAGAAAAAGATCGTATGGTTGATTCTTACAATCAAAGAAGACGTCTAATTGTTCAAGGTTTCCGTGATATAGGCCTAGATTGTCATGAACCTCAAGGTGCCTTCTATGCTTTTCCTAGTATTGAGAGTACAGGATTATCTTCAGATGATTTCGCACAAAGGTTACTTGTAGAAGCGAAAGTGGCTGCTGTACCTGGCAATGTATTTGGTCTAGGTGGAGATGGATTTCTCCGATGTTCATATGCAACTTCAGTTACTCAATTGAATGAAGCGCTGGATCGAATTGGCCGATTTGTGGATCAATTAAAAAAAGAGTGA
- a CDS encoding Lrp/AsnC family transcriptional regulator, whose translation MKELNDLKLKLLELLKEDARRSPALLSTLLGVSEDEVKTTIAELESDHVIVKYAAVVNWSKIEDEKVTALIEVQITPERGRGFEGISERIYLFPQVKSVYLMSGAYDLLVEVEGRNLRDVANFVSEKLSTIDSVLSTKTNFILKKYKQDGIILDEHEEDNRLMISP comes from the coding sequence ATGAAGGAACTGAACGATCTAAAGTTGAAGCTGTTAGAGCTTTTGAAAGAGGATGCGAGAAGATCCCCTGCTTTACTGTCTACACTTCTTGGTGTAAGTGAAGATGAGGTCAAGACGACAATAGCCGAGCTTGAGAGTGATCATGTCATTGTGAAGTACGCCGCAGTTGTTAACTGGAGTAAAATAGAAGATGAGAAGGTTACTGCGCTAATTGAAGTGCAGATTACGCCAGAGCGGGGACGTGGATTCGAAGGGATTTCTGAACGTATTTATTTGTTTCCTCAGGTTAAATCGGTATACTTGATGTCGGGCGCTTATGACTTACTTGTTGAAGTAGAAGGGCGTAATTTAAGAGATGTAGCGAATTTTGTTTCTGAGAAGTTATCGACGATTGATTCTGTACTATCCACCAAAACCAACTTTATTCTAAAAAAATACAAACAAGATGGTATTATCTTAGACGAACATGAAGAAGATAACCGCCTCATGATTTCACCGTGA
- a CDS encoding spore coat protein: MNQSNSASLPEQDLLNTILCDLKRTVGEYTTATTESACPTVRQMFTHLTNDTLRLQGEVFQLMQQQNQYVVPSKALREELDKQIQQSQKTQQQSRQFVQQTLDGVGQFQPMAQQQPNSQNSNYM; this comes from the coding sequence ATGAATCAGAGCAACTCAGCATCTTTGCCCGAACAAGATTTACTAAATACGATCCTATGCGATTTGAAAAGAACAGTAGGAGAATATACAACGGCTACAACCGAATCTGCCTGTCCCACGGTACGTCAAATGTTCACCCACCTTACGAATGATACACTACGGCTACAGGGAGAAGTGTTTCAATTAATGCAACAACAGAATCAGTATGTAGTCCCTAGTAAAGCGTTGCGTGAAGAACTTGACAAGCAGATACAGCAATCTCAAAAAACACAACAGCAATCTCGCCAATTCGTTCAGCAGACGTTAGACGGAGTGGGACAATTTCAACCTATGGCTCAGCAACAACCTAATTCTCAGAATTCTAATTACATGTAG
- a CDS encoding NAD(P)/FAD-dependent oxidoreductase — MHLNIGSLAWSTTMQELPQYPVLDHDITCDCLVIGGGIAGALVSYLLSLQQVNTVLVDKRDIGKGTTAANAGLLQFANDKSLTSFMHSFGEEVGVSYYKMCREALNKLRAIQDKLIFETQFIPRSSFYFASSEEDITILKEEYMNLMKHGFDVEYWNEQRIVSSFPFSKHAALCTHGDAEVNAIQLCQALVASAHKQGVPVFVNSEINSYEYKQDGVICHTNNHQIYAKKVVFALGYETQEFKPDANAYLNTTYAIVTNPVVDLSEWHERCLIWETARPYLYMRTTPEGRIVAGGLDEVVIDPEDREVRLIHQSQKLLHEVKSLFPNFGPLTIDYSWASIFGSTHDGLPMIGPHPRYPHCYFIEGYGGNGTITSMIAADLLADVISGNPRPEMELFSLTRTTKPLPNR; from the coding sequence ATGCATTTAAATATAGGATCTCTTGCTTGGTCCACAACCATGCAGGAACTCCCACAATATCCTGTTCTGGATCACGATATCACTTGTGATTGTCTTGTGATTGGTGGGGGAATAGCAGGCGCATTAGTCTCTTACTTACTCTCATTACAGCAAGTGAATACCGTTCTAGTGGATAAAAGAGATATTGGTAAAGGTACAACAGCTGCCAACGCTGGATTACTGCAATTTGCAAATGATAAATCGCTAACCTCCTTCATGCACTCATTCGGTGAAGAGGTAGGCGTATCGTACTATAAAATGTGCAGAGAAGCTCTTAATAAGTTACGCGCCATTCAAGATAAGCTCATATTCGAAACGCAGTTTATACCGCGTAGCAGTTTTTATTTTGCAAGTAGTGAAGAAGACATCACCATACTCAAGGAAGAATACATGAATCTTATGAAGCATGGCTTCGATGTAGAATATTGGAACGAACAGCGAATCGTCTCCTCCTTCCCCTTCTCTAAACATGCTGCGCTTTGCACCCATGGAGATGCGGAGGTGAACGCCATTCAATTGTGCCAAGCACTAGTAGCCAGCGCTCATAAGCAAGGTGTTCCAGTTTTCGTTAATTCAGAAATCAATTCATATGAATATAAACAAGACGGTGTCATATGTCACACCAACAATCACCAAATTTATGCTAAAAAGGTTGTGTTTGCGTTAGGATACGAGACACAGGAGTTCAAACCAGACGCTAATGCGTATTTAAATACCACTTATGCTATCGTAACTAATCCTGTCGTAGATTTGAGTGAATGGCACGAACGATGTCTCATATGGGAAACGGCTCGCCCTTATCTGTATATGAGAACAACTCCTGAAGGTAGAATTGTAGCTGGAGGACTGGATGAAGTCGTTATTGACCCTGAAGATCGAGAAGTAAGACTTATCCATCAGAGCCAAAAGTTGCTCCATGAAGTTAAATCACTATTTCCTAATTTCGGTCCACTTACCATTGACTATTCCTGGGCTTCCATCTTCGGATCAACTCATGATGGACTTCCAATGATTGGCCCACATCCACGATACCCTCACTGCTATTTTATAGAAGGTTATGGAGGTAATGGAACGATCACTAGTATGATTGCAGCGGATTTACTTGCTGATGTTATATCAGGTAACCCCCGACCAGAGATGGAACTGTTCTCCCTTACTAGAACGACTAAACCCTTGCCCAATCGATGA